A genomic region of Zea mays cultivar B73 chromosome 6, Zm-B73-REFERENCE-NAM-5.0, whole genome shotgun sequence contains the following coding sequences:
- the LOC109940388 gene encoding probable serine/threonine-protein kinase PIX7, with translation MLVYERLYHGSLDKLLFGRSDGRFMDWSKRLKVALGAARGLAFLHDEGPFQATYNEFSTLNIQIDKGFTAKLSGYGCVGFNTEEISNAPMSAANLSVETLEKGLLTPKRNVWSFGVMLLELITGRKNLDPNYSKEEHNIFSRSRPFLTDDSHLCLIMDSRIKGRFPTKAARIVADIILKCLRKDPSERPTMRDVVEALARVQEIMVPCRYPLQEPFFVLELGGSSVPSGPCARCVATLLNEMKRRGSDCRFGVVTMIWNGGSSCV, from the exons ATGTTGGTCTATGAACGGCTTTATCATGGAAGCTTAGATAAGCTACTCTTTGGAAGATCAGATGGTCGTTTCATGGACTGGTCTAAACGTTTGAAGGTTGCCCTGGGTGCTGCCAGAGGTCTAGCTTTCTTACATGATGAAGGACCGTTTCAG GCCACGTACAACGAGTTCTCAACTTTGAACATCCAAATAGATAAAGGTTTCACTGCTAAGCTTTCAGGATATGGTTGTGTTGGCTTCAATACCGAGGAGATATCTAATGCACCTATG TCTGCAGCAAACCTTTCGGTGGAGACCTTGGAGAAGGGTTTACTCACTCCCAAGAGAAATGTATGGAGCTTTGGAGTCATGTTACTGGAGCTAATAACTGGAAGGAAGAACCTTGATCCCAATTATTCCAAAGAAGAACACAATATTTTCAGCAGGAGTAGGCCTTTCCTTACTGATGATAGTCACCTATGTCTTATCATGGACTCCCGTATAAAAGGGCGCTTTCCCACTAAGGCTGCTCGGATAGTAGCAGACATCATTTTGAAATGCCTGCGTAAGGATCCATCAGAGAGGCCTACCATGAGGGATGTTGTGGAGGCCCTAGCAAGAGTCCAGGAAATAATGGTTCCGTGCAGATATCCTCTGCAAGAACCTTTTTTTGTGCTCGAATTGGGTGGAAGCAGCGTGCCGAGTGGGCCTT GTGCTCGGTGTGTGGCTACTCTTCTAAATGAAATGAAGCGCCGGGGCAGTGACTGCAGATTTGGTGTTGTCACCAT GATCTGGAATGGTGGCAGCAGCTGTGTTTGA